A window of Deinococcus reticulitermitis contains these coding sequences:
- a CDS encoding biotin transporter BioY: MPRVTTRDIVYLALFAALTAALAVVPPIPLATGVPITAQSLGPMLAGAVLGARRGGLATLLFLALVAAGLPLLVGGRGGLVPFAGPTAGFLFSWPVAAFVIGALTEQFWRRLTFPLALAITFLSSVVLMYGLGNAWLSAYADLSYRQATLAALPFLPGDLLKAVVAALVAVTVKRSYPIIQARAAQTLGA, from the coding sequence ATGCCCCGCGTGACCACCCGGGACATCGTGTACCTTGCCCTCTTCGCGGCGCTCACCGCCGCCCTCGCAGTGGTTCCGCCCATCCCCCTCGCGACCGGCGTGCCGATCACGGCGCAGTCGCTCGGGCCGATGCTGGCAGGGGCGGTGCTCGGGGCGCGGCGCGGGGGGCTGGCGACGCTGCTCTTTCTCGCACTGGTGGCCGCCGGGCTGCCGCTGCTGGTGGGGGGACGCGGGGGCCTGGTCCCATTCGCAGGGCCGACCGCCGGCTTTCTCTTTTCGTGGCCGGTCGCCGCTTTCGTGATCGGGGCGCTGACCGAGCAGTTCTGGAGGCGCCTGACCTTTCCGCTCGCGCTGGCAATCACCTTCCTGAGCAGCGTGGTCCTGATGTACGGCCTCGGCAACGCCTGGCTGAGTGCCTACGCCGACCTGAGCTACCGGCAAGCGACCCTGGCGGCGCTGCCCTTCCTGCCGGGAGACCTGCTCAAAGCGGTGGTTGCCGCGCTCGTGGCCGTGACGGTCAAGCGCAGTTACCCGATCATCCAGGCACGAGCGGCGCAGACCCTCGGCGCCTGA
- a CDS encoding energy-coupling factor transporter transmembrane component T family protein, producing MTGLGLYVPRESALHRAPAGIKLLGLMAASVGVLMTGDPWVLGALLTGVLGLYAAARLGWRTSWGQLRPPLGFLLLLFAVQGLLTTWDQATVTALRFALMVLLASLVTLTTRASALLAALERALRPLARFGVHPARVSLAFSLTLRFIPVITQTVNEVRDAQRARGTENSLFALAVPVIVRTLKLADDVADAIDARSFD from the coding sequence ATGACTGGGCTCGGGTTGTACGTGCCGCGCGAGTCGGCGCTGCACCGCGCTCCTGCCGGGATCAAGCTGCTCGGGTTGATGGCCGCCAGCGTGGGCGTCTTGATGACGGGTGACCCCTGGGTGCTCGGTGCGCTGCTGACCGGCGTGCTGGGGCTCTACGCCGCCGCGCGGCTCGGCTGGCGCACCTCCTGGGGTCAACTGCGGCCCCCGCTCGGCTTCCTGCTGCTCCTTTTCGCCGTGCAGGGCCTGCTCACGACCTGGGATCAGGCGACCGTGACCGCGCTGCGTTTCGCGCTGATGGTCCTGCTCGCCTCGCTCGTTACGCTGACGACCCGGGCCTCGGCGTTGTTGGCGGCGCTCGAACGCGCGCTGCGCCCCCTCGCCCGTTTCGGCGTCCATCCGGCCCGGGTGAGCCTCGCGTTTTCACTGACCCTGCGCTTCATCCCCGTGATCACGCAGACGGTAAATGAGGTCCGGGACGCGCAGCGGGCCAGGGGCACCGAGAACAGCCTGTTCGCCCTCGCGGTGCCGGTGATCGTGCGAACGCTCAAGCTGGCCGACGACGTGGCCGACGCCATCGACGCGCGCTC
- a CDS encoding energy-coupling factor ABC transporter ATP-binding protein encodes MIELRGVGHRYDARVALHPLTLTLTERRIGVVGSNGSGKSTFARLLNGLLLPTEGQVLVSGLDTRRQGREVRRRVGFVFQNPDHQIVFPVVEEDLAFGLKNLGLSPAETRARIDEVLGRYDLGAYREHPSHLLSGGQKQLLAISGVLVMRPEYVVFDEPTTLLDLRNRNRVMEVIRELPQQVIAASHDLELLADFDRVLVFESGRLLADAPPAEALARYRERMA; translated from the coding sequence ATGATCGAGCTGCGCGGGGTGGGGCACCGCTACGACGCGCGGGTCGCCCTGCACCCCCTCACCCTCACCCTCACCGAGCGGCGCATCGGGGTCGTCGGGAGCAACGGCAGCGGCAAAAGCACGTTCGCGCGGCTGCTCAACGGCCTGCTGCTGCCGACCGAGGGGCAGGTGCTGGTGAGCGGCCTGGACACCCGGCGCCAGGGGCGTGAGGTGCGGCGCCGGGTGGGTTTCGTCTTCCAGAACCCGGACCATCAGATCGTCTTCCCGGTCGTCGAAGAGGACCTCGCATTCGGGCTGAAGAACCTGGGGCTCTCGCCGGCCGAGACCCGGGCGCGCATCGACGAGGTGCTCGGGCGCTATGACCTCGGCGCGTACCGCGAGCACCCTTCGCACCTGCTCAGCGGGGGGCAAAAGCAGCTGCTGGCGATCTCGGGCGTACTCGTGATGCGCCCCGAGTACGTGGTGTTTGACGAGCCGACCACGCTGCTCGACCTGCGCAACCGCAACCGGGTGATGGAAGTGATTCGGGAGCTTCCGCAGCAGGTGATTGCGGCGTCACACGACCTCGAGCTGCTTGCCGATTTTGACCGGGTGCTCGTGTTCGAATCGGGCCGGCTGCTGGCCGACGCGCCGCCGGCGGAGGCCCTCGCGCGCTACCGGGAGCGGATGGCGTGA